In Gammaproteobacteria bacterium, the genomic stretch TTAAGGCTCCTTCAGTAAAGAAAAACTTGGGTATTACCTTGGTTTCAGGCGCCTTGCTCTATTCCTCCATGAGTTTTGCAAGTAACTTCCAAAGCTTTATCGGAATTAACTATTCCAACCCTGCGGAATTAGCTTTCTTAGTTAAAAACCTGCAAATGATTGCTTCTTATAATGAAGCCACACCCGATATCAAATTTAAAGGTACGGTAGTAGTACCCGATCCTTTTGGTTTAAATAATAATATTATAAATTCCGGAACCTCCACAAATATCGGTGAATTCACTTCATGCTATGGACGTTTTGCCAACCGATTCAGTGAATATGTAGTTGCAGGCATTGATATCACTCAGCCATTTAATAGCATAACGGAATACCCGAGAGATTCGTTGAGCAGATATTCTACGACCAAGACTGCCATAACCAGTGTCGATTATGCGCCAAATATTGCTTTTCAATTTCCTTATTTAAAACAACTCGCCTTTGGTGCAGGGGTTGACATAATGCAAGTATGGGCGGCATTAGACAAAATGTACCCCTCCCTGACTATCCCATTTGGCACAGGACCTGACATTGGTATTCAAAATCATGCTAATACGTGGACAGAAGGTTGGCATGCCGGTGTAGCGTATAATCCAGTTAAAGGCACCTATCTTGGACTCAGTTATTATTCCGTAACGACACCATTACTCAAAGGTGAAAGTAGGTTTTCTGGCTTCCCAACTTCCTATAATACCTTTGCCAGGTTGAAACTTCCCGCTACGACATCAGCTACCGCTACCCAATACTTGAGCGAAGACTTATTAGTAAGATTACAAGCCCGCTTCACAGAATGGAGCAGACTCAACAAGGTGGTATTAAATGGTATAGCAGGACCTTCAGATGATGCTACTGGCCTCGTGCTTTTGAACTACAAAAACACCTGGGAAGTAGATTTAAGCTCCCGCTATAATGTAACGAAGAAAATATATGTCGGTGGCTTGGTAGCTTACGATCAAACACCTACGAATGATAGAGACCGTGCTCTTGGTCTTCCTGAAGTAGATCGAATGAATTTTGCCGCACTTGTGGGTTATCGATTTACCAAAATTCTTTCTGCAGAAATAAACTATGTCCACGTCTATTTTGTTGAAACCACTCCCCTTAACAATGTGAGCCCTAATGATGCAACGAGCACACGAGGTAGCGCTGATGTTTCTGCAAATATAATTGGCGCAAGAGTCACTGTAGAATTATAGTCTAGCGACTTCTCGGTATTTTTTATTGAATGCCGAGAATCTCTATTGGGATCTATTCATTCCACCGGAATTAAAATCTAGCTTAAGTACCTTTCCAGGAGTTGCCCAATGGATTCTAAATTAATCGGTGGAATTCTGCTTATTGTGGGCACATCTATTGGCGCCGGAATGCTGGGGTTGCCTATTGCCGCGGCCGAGCTTGGCTTTGTCGGCTCCTTAATTTTTTTATTAGTTTGCTGGCTGATCATGGTAGTAGGGGCACTTTATTTACTCGAAGTAAATCTCTGGCTGCCGATTAATAGCAATTTAATTTCTATGGCTAAAGCAACCATCGGTCCACTGGGACAGGGGCTCGCTTGGCTCACCTACCTTCTTCTGCTCTACTCTCTTCTTTGCGCCTACATAGCGGGGGGCAGTGATTTATTTCATAATGTACTGGAAGCAAGCGGTCTAGATCTACCTCTCTGGGTATCCTCCATTTCATTTACCTTACTCTTTGGCTTTATTGTGTATGGCGGTATCCGCGTCGTTGACTTTGTTAACCGAGGACTCATGTTCGTTAAGTTTGGCGCATACATAATATTAGTATTGCTGCTCTTCCCTTTCATCTCAGTAGACAAACTTACTGCAGGTAATCTTACCTACCTCTCCTCTGCTACGGTATTGACTGTCACTATCACTGCATTTGGCTATGGCACCATTATTCCTAGTTTACGTGTCTACTTTATGGGAGACGCTCGAAAATTGAAGATTGCCATTATTATAGGCAGTTTGATTCCGCTGGTTTGCTATATTATTTGGGATGCCGTCATTATGGGTGTCATTCCACTTAATGGGGAAAACAGCTTAATAAATATTTTAAATTCCCCCCAATCAGTCAGTGATTTAGTCAATACATTGAGTAAATTAATCGGCAAAGAATTTATTATATTTTTTATTAAACTTTTCACATCGATTTGTGTAGTCACTTCTTTTCTTGGGGTGTCATTATGTTTAACAGATTTTTTTTCTGATGGTTTGCAATTAGAAAAAAAGGGCTACAACAATATCATCATTCATGCCGTAACTTTTTTGCCCTCATTAATCATCGCTCTCTATTTCCCTAATGTGTTTATTAAAGCCCTTAAATATGCGGGAATTAACTGCATTATTTTGCTGGTATTATTACCTGCATGGATGGCGTGGAATGGACGTTACCGTCGAGGTATTGCTGAGGGATTCCGCGTGGGAGGCGGCAAAATATTTTTGATTTCCTTTATAGTATTGGCGCTCATTCTTATTCTACGTAGTGTCTCTGGATCGTAATATCACGATTCATAGAAACCTGGATGCGCTATCGCTTCTTCATTTAGAGGTAGGATTGTTTATATAAATTTGTATATTAGAGAGTCTAGCTGGGTAAAGTTGCCTGATAAATCGAGAATTTTTTCAACAAACTTTGCATGATGTTGTTCAAGGCTCAGTGCCCGTTTTAAAAAAACTAGGCGTTAGTAGAGTAATATTGTAATATCAGTCTTTTTTGGGCATGGAGCCAACATTGGTCAATAAGCAGCGTATCTTGAGTAATTTCTATCTCTATATTATGGCAACATTATTGACAGGTATAATATTATTTTCGATAGTTTATGTTCCTGGCTTTGATTACTCGACTCCTTTGTCATATGGTGGCGAGAGTCTTGTCATTAATGTAATAGTAAAAGCCATTTTTGATAGCAAGTACTACATCAATATTCCTTTTTTTTCGGCGCCTTTTAGTTTTAGTTTTATCGACTTTCCCATCTATACTCCATTAAATTTTATAGCAGTACGATTTCTTTCTCTTTTCTTTGCGAATTATGGCTCGGTACTCAACACCTTTTATTTCTCTACATATTTATTAAGCACTGTTATTTCGTTAAGCATATTTAGACGGTTAGCATTAAATAATTTTTTTTCTTTAGTGGCAGCTTTATTATATTCTTTCAATTTTTATCATGTCTGGCGAGGAGTAGGGCATTTAACAGTTAATACTTACTTTGTTGCACCTATCTTTATTTATCTTGCTATTATCGTTTTTAACAGGCCGACTTTTTTGACAAAGATCGCGGCTTCAACACGCACAAAAAAAACAATGAGTATTATTGGGCTTTGTCTTTTACCAATTGCGGGAGCGTGCTGTAGTAGTGCCGGCTATTTTGTTCTATTTGGATGTTACCTAATTGCTATTGCTGGAATTATCGCCGCCATCAACAAAAAAAACTGGGCACCTATATTAAATGCATTTTTCTTTATTTCACT encodes the following:
- a CDS encoding outer membrane protein transport protein, with product MKRKFKAPSVKKNLGITLVSGALLYSSMSFASNFQSFIGINYSNPAELAFLVKNLQMIASYNEATPDIKFKGTVVVPDPFGLNNNIINSGTSTNIGEFTSCYGRFANRFSEYVVAGIDITQPFNSITEYPRDSLSRYSTTKTAITSVDYAPNIAFQFPYLKQLAFGAGVDIMQVWAALDKMYPSLTIPFGTGPDIGIQNHANTWTEGWHAGVAYNPVKGTYLGLSYYSVTTPLLKGESRFSGFPTSYNTFARLKLPATTSATATQYLSEDLLVRLQARFTEWSRLNKVVLNGIAGPSDDATGLVLLNYKNTWEVDLSSRYNVTKKIYVGGLVAYDQTPTNDRDRALGLPEVDRMNFAALVGYRFTKILSAEINYVHVYFVETTPLNNVSPNDATSTRGSADVSANIIGARVTVEL
- a CDS encoding tryptophan/tyrosine permease gives rise to the protein MDSKLIGGILLIVGTSIGAGMLGLPIAAAELGFVGSLIFLLVCWLIMVVGALYLLEVNLWLPINSNLISMAKATIGPLGQGLAWLTYLLLLYSLLCAYIAGGSDLFHNVLEASGLDLPLWVSSISFTLLFGFIVYGGIRVVDFVNRGLMFVKFGAYIILVLLLFPFISVDKLTAGNLTYLSSATVLTVTITAFGYGTIIPSLRVYFMGDARKLKIAIIIGSLIPLVCYIIWDAVIMGVIPLNGENSLINILNSPQSVSDLVNTLSKLIGKEFIIFFIKLFTSICVVTSFLGVSLCLTDFFSDGLQLEKKGYNNIIIHAVTFLPSLIIALYFPNVFIKALKYAGINCIILLVLLPAWMAWNGRYRRGIAEGFRVGGGKIFLISFIVLALILILRSVSGS